A window of Corallococcus macrosporus DSM 14697 contains these coding sequences:
- a CDS encoding YciI family protein, translating into MKVMVLVKATKNSEAGVMPSEKEFADMGRFNEELVKAGVMLDGDGLKPSSAGKRIRFSNGTRRVIDGPFAETKELVAGYWIWQVKSMEEAMEWARRCPDPMPGEESDLELRPFYELEDLGAGFIPELRAQEEKLRAELDQRRGS; encoded by the coding sequence ATGAAAGTCATGGTGCTCGTGAAGGCGACGAAGAACTCCGAGGCCGGCGTGATGCCCAGCGAGAAGGAGTTCGCGGACATGGGCAGGTTCAACGAGGAGCTGGTGAAGGCCGGGGTGATGCTCGATGGAGATGGCCTCAAGCCGAGCAGCGCGGGCAAGCGCATCCGGTTCTCGAACGGAACCAGGCGTGTCATCGACGGTCCCTTCGCCGAGACGAAGGAGCTCGTGGCCGGCTATTGGATCTGGCAGGTGAAGTCGATGGAGGAGGCGATGGAGTGGGCGCGCCGCTGCCCGGACCCGATGCCCGGCGAGGAGTCGGACCTGGAGCTCCGCCCCTTCTATGAACTGGAAGACCTCGGCGCCGGCTTCATCCCGGAGCTGCGTGCCCAGGAGGAGAAGCTGCGCGCCGAGTTGGACCAGCGCCGAGGCTCCTGA
- a CDS encoding serine/threonine protein kinase, which translates to MSNVDDLRTTGGAVLFQVGDTAYEFLQTLGTGRNGERVMLARRRTPAGYQGKVVLKCVVLPERKFAEAYPRARARLEEEARLAQMLQHPNIARVHGLFEMRYGLCAVLECVEGFSLDALLSIAQARGRYFSEPFVLYVFAEVAAALAHAHSRTDDAGAPLGIVNRDINPSGIRLRPGGAVALTDFGVAFSRLAGRIATSLPRPRGEALYAPPEAFLGARVDARGDLFSLGLTMLEFATGRHLYDPADLRIPEAEPHLTLEEHRRVLDASILAMETGLPSFMEDALWCAMAYRPRDLARATAGVSQPLRAILHTLLRRRPADRFASAAELESALRARLAELAPFGPADAVKEVQQALLEAGEALEELDLLDDEGGFVPAGWREHPDHVETHPGGRGADEVTTAPGAGARRTGKAPPAA; encoded by the coding sequence ATGTCCAACGTTGATGACCTCCGGACCACCGGGGGAGCGGTCCTCTTTCAGGTGGGGGACACCGCCTACGAGTTCCTCCAGACCCTCGGGACGGGCCGCAATGGCGAGCGGGTGATGCTCGCGCGTCGCCGGACCCCCGCTGGGTATCAGGGCAAGGTGGTGTTGAAGTGCGTGGTCCTGCCCGAGCGGAAGTTCGCCGAGGCGTATCCGCGCGCGCGTGCTCGACTGGAAGAGGAGGCGCGGTTGGCGCAGATGCTCCAGCATCCGAACATCGCCCGCGTCCACGGCCTCTTCGAGATGCGGTACGGGCTGTGCGCCGTCCTGGAGTGCGTGGAAGGCTTCAGCCTGGATGCGCTGCTCTCCATCGCCCAGGCGCGTGGGCGCTACTTCTCCGAGCCCTTCGTCTTGTACGTGTTCGCGGAGGTGGCGGCGGCGCTGGCCCACGCGCACTCGCGCACGGATGACGCGGGGGCTCCGCTGGGCATCGTGAACCGGGACATCAACCCTTCAGGCATCCGGCTGCGGCCCGGGGGCGCCGTCGCGCTGACTGACTTCGGTGTGGCCTTCTCGCGGCTGGCTGGGCGCATCGCCACGTCGTTGCCGCGTCCCAGAGGGGAGGCCCTCTATGCGCCACCGGAGGCCTTTCTGGGGGCGCGGGTGGACGCGCGAGGGGACCTGTTCTCGCTCGGCCTGACGATGCTGGAGTTCGCCACCGGGAGGCATCTGTACGACCCGGCCGACCTCCGAATCCCGGAGGCGGAGCCGCACCTCACGTTGGAGGAGCACCGGCGCGTCCTGGACGCCTCCATCCTGGCCATGGAGACGGGTCTGCCCTCCTTCATGGAGGATGCCCTCTGGTGTGCCATGGCCTACCGGCCGAGGGACCTCGCCCGCGCAACGGCCGGTGTGTCCCAGCCGTTGCGCGCCATCCTTCACACGCTGCTTCGCCGCAGGCCGGCGGACCGCTTCGCGTCGGCGGCCGAGCTGGAGTCGGCGCTGCGCGCGCGCCTGGCGGAGCTTGCGCCCTTCGGCCCGGCCGATGCGGTGAAGGAGGTCCAACAGGCGCTGCTCGAGGCGGGAGAGGCGCTGGAGGAGTTGGACCTGCTGGATGACGAGGGTGGCTTCGTCCCGGCGGGCTGGCGCGAGCACCCGGACCATGTCGAGACGCACCCCGGAGGCCGAGGCGCGGATGAGGTGACGACAGCTCCAGGGGCGGGTGCGCGTCGGACTGGGAAGGCGCCGCCGGCCGCCTGA
- a CDS encoding nucleotidyltransferase domain-containing protein — translation MSAGLLDTFRVLSSFDPPRGALGGAPWEEYVDWAIMQGLAPLAAYNLEYRLGAGNAPEWARDKLLAIYQGSVNDNVMKLVNFKRIVNALEGRKLVLMGAASFADSLYPHVGFRPVPELQLLMKRLDVEGFSGFLANHEFAPEPDTENSGATKVLSDGRTVILLYSDVLGPRRREQTAGILERARPMRVYGSSLYRPELEDAVLLVALEHARHGYAVPWLSFIDLRELVTGAKWMGGVYSRPLDVPVLLARAREWRLERALYTSLSVVTRLFPEAAADATAALPPLRRATRELLDRTVVGPVCTPGQTSALKGMERVRRLLTGQ, via the coding sequence ATGTCCGCCGGCCTCCTCGACACCTTCCGAGTGCTCTCTTCGTTCGACCCGCCGCGCGGCGCGCTGGGAGGGGCGCCGTGGGAGGAGTACGTGGACTGGGCCATCATGCAGGGCCTGGCGCCCCTGGCCGCCTACAACCTGGAGTACCGGCTGGGCGCGGGCAACGCGCCGGAGTGGGCGCGGGACAAGCTGCTCGCCATCTACCAGGGCTCCGTCAACGACAACGTGATGAAGCTGGTGAACTTCAAGCGCATCGTGAACGCGCTGGAAGGCCGCAAGCTGGTGCTGATGGGCGCCGCATCCTTCGCGGACTCGCTCTACCCGCACGTGGGCTTCCGCCCCGTGCCGGAGCTGCAGCTCCTGATGAAGCGCCTGGACGTGGAGGGCTTCTCGGGGTTCCTCGCCAACCACGAGTTCGCCCCGGAGCCCGACACGGAGAACAGCGGCGCCACGAAGGTGCTGTCCGACGGGCGCACCGTCATCCTGCTCTATTCGGATGTGCTGGGGCCCCGGCGCCGCGAGCAGACGGCGGGCATCCTGGAGCGCGCCAGGCCGATGCGCGTGTACGGCTCCTCGCTCTACCGCCCGGAGCTGGAGGACGCGGTGCTGCTGGTGGCGCTGGAGCACGCGCGCCACGGGTACGCGGTGCCGTGGCTGTCCTTCATCGACCTGCGCGAGCTCGTCACCGGCGCGAAGTGGATGGGCGGCGTGTACTCGCGCCCGCTGGACGTGCCGGTGCTGCTGGCCCGGGCCAGGGAGTGGCGCCTGGAGCGGGCCCTCTACACCTCCCTGTCGGTTGTCACGCGCCTGTTTCCGGAGGCCGCCGCGGACGCCACCGCCGCGCTGCCGCCCCTGCGCCGCGCGACGCGGGAGCTGCTGGACCGGACGGTGGTGGGTCCTGTCTGCACCCCCGGCCAGACCTCGGCGCTCAAGGGGATGGAGCGGGTCCGCCGCCTGCTCACGGGCCAGTAA
- a CDS encoding DUF2381 family protein, whose protein sequence is MAVILIILRSIAAPAQSLPVARERQERRMALGGAATAPVPELRIAAGLATLLIFDAPLDRGAMELEGRSRFRLVDVGERILALEPLEDLGRGERLMLRVRYADGASPEQGVFALVTHASEVDARVEVFRRRDSVEALRAELADVRAQLAARTQELRALRARGAANGPVGLVMAGLVDAVGVRGRRFKRFAVTSGTSGLDVYDGASFQAATWTVVSLIVRNHGATPWGAATARFRSAASGARIDAATVRMPEPSIAPGASGRVFIETRALSARDGEVFQLEVGDGAERERVLSLQVTLDARVE, encoded by the coding sequence AATCCCTCCCCGTCGCGCGCGAACGGCAGGAGCGACGGATGGCGCTGGGCGGAGCTGCCACGGCGCCGGTGCCCGAGCTGCGAATCGCCGCGGGCCTCGCGACGCTCCTCATCTTCGATGCGCCCCTCGACCGTGGCGCCATGGAGCTGGAGGGCCGCTCCCGGTTCCGGCTGGTGGACGTGGGCGAGCGAATCCTGGCGTTGGAGCCCCTGGAGGACCTGGGCCGGGGGGAGCGGTTGATGCTCCGGGTCCGCTATGCGGATGGTGCCTCTCCAGAGCAGGGGGTCTTCGCCCTCGTGACCCATGCGTCGGAGGTGGATGCGCGCGTGGAGGTCTTCCGGCGGCGAGACTCCGTCGAGGCGCTGCGAGCGGAGCTGGCGGACGTGCGCGCCCAGTTGGCTGCGCGGACACAGGAGCTGCGCGCGCTGCGAGCCCGGGGGGCCGCCAACGGCCCGGTCGGGCTGGTGATGGCGGGCCTCGTGGATGCGGTCGGCGTGAGAGGACGCAGGTTCAAGCGATTCGCCGTGACGAGCGGCACGTCGGGGCTGGACGTCTACGACGGGGCCTCATTCCAGGCCGCCACCTGGACCGTGGTCTCGCTCATTGTGCGGAATCACGGCGCCACACCCTGGGGCGCGGCCACCGCGAGGTTTCGCAGCGCGGCGAGTGGCGCGCGCATCGATGCGGCCACCGTCCGGATGCCGGAGCCATCGATCGCGCCAGGCGCGAGCGGGCGGGTCTTCATCGAGACGAGGGCGCTCTCCGCCAGGGACGGGGAGGTGTTCCAACTGGAGGTTGGAGATGGCGCCGAGCGAGAGCGGGTGCTCTCACTCCAAGTGACGCTTGATGCGAGGGTTGAATGA
- a CDS encoding immunity 52 family protein: protein MPYPETYYAGAYWGPRQESAEACARRAVAFLDLLAACDPFLAHWNKIPKPRGRGRKTPLMPPDLSILTEAYRRGVNREPGGPPIEDLGLTVSAYNDGIGEDFVSLMMRCGSYAKGMSNACVLSLPSEGENAERVLTSSVLMEVVRSMALAWAPDWAVAMSHAYRDMDDRQDTQDMWLGWVTYLARHRGTVPPLPAPVRIEPVEDKGMLIVLTPERFTVSNPEHVALARRVRELLDRAGLLRPLRGES from the coding sequence ATGCCCTACCCTGAGACCTACTACGCTGGTGCCTATTGGGGTCCGCGACAGGAGTCCGCCGAAGCGTGTGCCCGACGAGCGGTGGCCTTCCTCGACCTGCTGGCCGCTTGTGACCCCTTTCTGGCGCACTGGAACAAGATTCCCAAGCCGCGCGGACGGGGACGCAAGACGCCCCTCATGCCGCCTGACCTCTCCATCCTGACCGAGGCATACCGGCGTGGTGTCAACCGGGAACCCGGAGGGCCGCCCATCGAAGACCTGGGATTGACCGTCTCGGCGTATAACGACGGCATTGGCGAGGACTTCGTGTCCTTGATGATGAGATGCGGGAGCTATGCGAAAGGCATGTCCAATGCGTGCGTCCTGTCCCTCCCCTCGGAGGGCGAGAACGCCGAGCGTGTCCTCACATCCTCCGTCCTGATGGAGGTGGTTCGAAGTATGGCGCTGGCCTGGGCGCCTGACTGGGCGGTGGCCATGTCTCACGCGTACCGGGACATGGACGACAGGCAGGACACGCAGGACATGTGGCTTGGCTGGGTGACCTACCTCGCGCGGCATCGGGGCACCGTGCCGCCGCTTCCCGCTCCTGTGCGCATCGAGCCCGTGGAGGACAAGGGCATGCTGATTGTCCTCACGCCCGAGCGCTTCACTGTGTCCAATCCGGAGCACGTGGCGCTGGCGCGCCGCGTGCGCGAACTGTTGGACAGAGCGGGGTTGTTGAGGCCGCTCCGGGGCGAATCGTAG
- a CDS encoding FG-GAP-like repeat-containing protein — translation MSQQGWSDGRPGRWLTLGALGWVACTGTTPEEPPAFDDTTAVESEARCELRPPFEPHFEPEVEWAWTGSPLMPTHTNAQATPVVVDVNQDGVPDVVFNSFEGWNFKTNGVLRAISGADGSDLWAVTDLAYRTRGSASVAAGDLDGDGKVELCTVPESARGVICFEHTGAFKFRADGPPLDWGGVSLADLDGDGSVELIAGNHVYDSSGKLRWTGSDGVGSPANDTGPLAFALDLDGDGLQEVVNGRAIYRHDGTLKCKAAELGHGLSGVGNFDADPRGEVVVVWDGRVSLMDADCEVKWTVHHLGGGVGGPPNIADFDGDGQPEIGVAGASHYAVFEADGTVKWLSPTQDHSSNRTGSSTFDFEGDGRAEVVYADETALRIYDGVTGEVRFEAPHSSCTAYENPVVADVDGDGNAEIVVAQNTACGYGGFNGIRVYRDRKDGWVNTRRIWNQHAYSVTNVNDDGTLPSRPVSNWLAPGLNTFRTNSQGTGAVRPFAAPDLAIGQVTATCAGEGAVTLGARVLNQGDSAASAGVQVAFYQDAVGEGGTLLGVATVEHTLEAGAEATVALPITTSDSGWVLVYAVVDDDGTGAGRELECREDNNKTSAQLELACAPNAPPVALCQDVVVEADAQCRAAANVDNGSHDPDGQPGPFTLTQSAPGPYGLGRHAVTLTAHDGEDSDVCQATVKVVDMTLPTIVCPAPQVLECVAGGAEATYTAQAADNCGPVSVTCSPPDGSRFPLGRSVVDCNAVDGSGNACGCAFSVTVRDTRAPVPGASLGKRLWPADHQYRTVTLAECAAPAKDACMGDLSLERYGRIIRVTSDESEDVAGSCDGATCDDIDVRVNAHSVQLRAERDDAGDGRVYTVHYVVEDPSGNRADGRCTVEVPRDSAGEQVHDSGPKYCVGQGCAPGLGGSPLCP, via the coding sequence ATGTCGCAGCAGGGATGGTCGGACGGGCGTCCGGGCCGGTGGCTCACGCTCGGAGCGCTCGGGTGGGTGGCGTGCACGGGCACGACACCCGAGGAACCCCCGGCATTCGACGACACCACGGCGGTGGAGTCCGAGGCCCGGTGCGAGCTTCGCCCGCCCTTCGAGCCCCACTTCGAGCCCGAGGTCGAGTGGGCCTGGACGGGCAGTCCCCTGATGCCCACGCACACCAACGCGCAGGCCACCCCCGTGGTGGTGGACGTCAACCAGGACGGCGTCCCCGACGTGGTGTTCAACAGCTTCGAGGGCTGGAACTTCAAGACGAACGGCGTGCTGCGCGCCATCAGCGGCGCGGACGGCTCGGACTTGTGGGCGGTGACGGACCTGGCGTACCGGACCCGGGGCTCGGCCAGCGTCGCCGCGGGTGACCTCGACGGGGACGGCAAGGTGGAGCTGTGCACCGTGCCGGAGAGCGCCCGGGGCGTCATCTGCTTCGAGCACACCGGCGCCTTCAAGTTCCGCGCGGACGGGCCGCCGCTCGACTGGGGCGGCGTGTCCCTGGCCGACCTGGACGGGGATGGCTCGGTGGAGCTCATCGCCGGCAACCACGTCTACGACAGCAGCGGGAAGCTCCGGTGGACGGGCAGCGACGGCGTGGGCAGCCCGGCCAACGACACGGGCCCGCTGGCGTTCGCGTTGGACCTGGATGGAGACGGGCTCCAGGAGGTGGTGAACGGCCGCGCCATCTACCGGCATGACGGCACGCTCAAGTGCAAGGCGGCGGAGCTGGGCCACGGGCTTTCCGGCGTGGGCAACTTCGACGCGGACCCGCGAGGCGAGGTCGTCGTGGTGTGGGACGGCCGGGTGTCCCTGATGGACGCCGACTGCGAGGTGAAGTGGACCGTGCACCACCTGGGCGGCGGCGTGGGTGGACCGCCCAACATCGCGGACTTCGACGGGGACGGCCAGCCGGAGATTGGCGTGGCGGGCGCGTCCCACTACGCGGTGTTCGAGGCGGACGGCACGGTGAAGTGGCTGAGCCCCACGCAGGACCACAGCTCCAACCGCACCGGCTCCTCCACCTTCGACTTCGAGGGCGACGGCCGCGCCGAGGTCGTCTACGCGGACGAGACGGCGCTGCGCATCTACGACGGCGTGACGGGCGAGGTCCGCTTCGAGGCCCCGCACAGCTCGTGCACCGCGTATGAGAACCCGGTGGTCGCGGACGTGGACGGTGACGGCAACGCCGAAATTGTCGTCGCGCAGAACACGGCCTGCGGCTACGGCGGCTTCAACGGCATCCGCGTGTACCGGGACCGCAAGGACGGCTGGGTGAACACGCGGCGCATCTGGAACCAGCACGCCTACTCCGTCACCAACGTGAATGACGACGGCACCCTGCCCTCGCGCCCGGTGAGCAACTGGCTGGCGCCGGGACTCAACACCTTCCGCACCAACAGCCAGGGCACCGGCGCCGTGCGGCCCTTCGCGGCGCCGGACCTCGCCATCGGCCAGGTGACGGCCACCTGCGCGGGCGAAGGCGCGGTGACGCTCGGTGCGCGGGTGCTCAACCAGGGAGACTCGGCGGCGTCGGCGGGCGTCCAGGTGGCCTTCTACCAGGACGCGGTGGGCGAAGGCGGCACGCTGCTGGGCGTGGCCACCGTGGAGCACACGCTGGAGGCGGGCGCGGAGGCGACCGTGGCGCTGCCCATCACCACCTCCGACAGTGGCTGGGTGCTCGTCTACGCGGTGGTGGATGACGACGGCACCGGCGCCGGGCGCGAGTTGGAGTGCCGCGAGGACAACAACAAGACGTCCGCGCAACTGGAGCTGGCGTGCGCGCCCAACGCGCCGCCGGTGGCGCTGTGCCAGGACGTCGTCGTGGAGGCGGACGCGCAGTGCCGGGCGGCGGCCAACGTGGACAACGGCAGTCATGACCCGGACGGCCAGCCCGGGCCCTTCACGCTGACGCAGTCCGCGCCCGGCCCCTACGGGCTGGGACGCCACGCCGTGACGCTGACGGCCCATGACGGAGAGGACAGCGACGTGTGCCAGGCCACGGTGAAGGTGGTGGACATGACGCTGCCCACCATCGTCTGTCCGGCGCCGCAGGTGCTGGAGTGCGTCGCGGGGGGCGCGGAGGCCACCTACACCGCGCAGGCGGCGGACAACTGCGGGCCGGTGTCCGTGACGTGCTCGCCGCCGGATGGCTCCCGGTTCCCGCTGGGCCGGTCGGTGGTGGACTGCAACGCGGTGGACGGCTCCGGCAACGCGTGTGGCTGCGCCTTCTCCGTGACGGTGCGGGACACGCGGGCCCCCGTGCCCGGCGCGTCCCTGGGCAAGCGGCTGTGGCCGGCGGACCACCAGTACCGCACGGTGACGCTGGCCGAGTGCGCGGCGCCCGCGAAGGACGCGTGCATGGGTGACCTGTCGCTTGAGCGCTACGGCCGCATCATCCGGGTGACGTCGGACGAATCAGAGGACGTCGCGGGCAGTTGCGACGGCGCCACCTGCGACGACATCGACGTGCGGGTGAACGCCCACTCCGTCCAGCTCCGCGCCGAACGTGACGACGCCGGAGATGGCCGCGTCTACACGGTGCACTACGTGGTGGAGGACCCGTCCGGGAACCGGGCCGACGGGCGCTGCACCGTGGAGGTGCCTCGCGATTCGGCCGGAGAGCAGGTGCACGACAGCGGGCCGAAGTATTGCGTGGGCCAGGGCTGCGCGCCCGGCCTGGGTGGCAGCCCGCTGTGTCCGTGA
- a CDS encoding serine/threonine protein kinase, with amino-acid sequence MSHPALLQPGQVVDGWRVVRMLGAGTYGAVYQVEKDGRHFAMKLAMHRASSGDAEQADARLKRELGCLVHLEHANIIASRAHGRWPDLVTGWLYVVLDLVEGYTLAEWVERTHPTAREVVRVFGKLAGAVDYMHGRGVFHRDLKLGNIMVRAADGEPFILDFSAGDYTNAEDLTDAPLPPGTRRYRSPEAARFLRENGDDRDARYAFKVTDDVYALGVCLFDVLTAPEPTSGAFKAPVEGRLMPPPAREVNPRVPQALSDTAMCFIARRPEQRPPTAEVMRRMLESFAGEGGPEWTLPLHPSVTTPRLDPATGSDAVPAPRQSRRVRASVVGGVLLLMGLLGALAYPGSRWASPSSVPAGDGSLPPVVMADAGAVARLAVAPLPSLPREDGGAPPLPPARSPAGVALPPQAPVQKESPAVKRAPSVANSSAPPAKKVVSSRARGAEFLAKCAAASAAVALQLGCPGSVQMRPSSGECPADAQQAMRARGLRTMASVMVEIDVSRKPDGTGRRTYGDGPVRSRVTGATRGMPEETMLYGQVWTGDGRFFARYTQAEYPDGTIIPVCFVIGADGSEEGYEGSKPGAVVFQFIHPAYIVYSRWP; translated from the coding sequence ATGTCTCACCCCGCGCTGCTCCAGCCCGGGCAGGTGGTGGACGGATGGCGCGTGGTGCGGATGTTGGGGGCGGGCACCTACGGCGCCGTCTATCAGGTGGAGAAGGACGGGCGGCACTTCGCGATGAAGCTCGCCATGCACCGCGCCAGCAGCGGGGACGCCGAGCAGGCGGACGCGCGGCTGAAGCGGGAGCTCGGGTGCCTCGTTCACCTGGAGCACGCCAACATCATCGCGTCCCGCGCGCACGGGCGGTGGCCGGACCTGGTCACGGGCTGGCTCTATGTCGTGCTGGACCTCGTGGAGGGGTACACCCTGGCCGAGTGGGTCGAGCGCACGCACCCCACGGCGCGAGAGGTGGTTCGCGTCTTCGGCAAGCTCGCAGGAGCCGTGGACTACATGCACGGCCGGGGCGTCTTCCACCGTGACCTGAAGCTGGGCAACATCATGGTGCGCGCGGCGGACGGCGAGCCGTTCATCCTCGACTTCAGCGCGGGCGACTACACGAACGCCGAGGACCTCACGGACGCGCCGCTGCCGCCGGGCACCCGGCGCTACCGCTCACCCGAGGCCGCGCGCTTCCTCCGGGAGAACGGCGACGACCGCGACGCACGCTATGCCTTCAAGGTGACGGACGACGTCTATGCGCTGGGCGTCTGCCTCTTCGACGTGCTGACCGCTCCCGAGCCCACGAGCGGCGCGTTCAAGGCGCCCGTCGAGGGACGGCTGATGCCGCCCCCGGCCCGGGAGGTGAATCCCCGGGTGCCCCAGGCCTTGAGCGACACGGCCATGTGCTTCATCGCCCGCCGGCCCGAGCAGCGGCCTCCGACGGCGGAGGTAATGCGACGCATGCTGGAGTCCTTCGCGGGGGAGGGCGGGCCGGAGTGGACCCTGCCCCTGCATCCCTCCGTGACGACGCCGCGGCTCGACCCGGCGACGGGGAGCGACGCCGTCCCTGCACCGCGTCAGTCCAGGCGCGTGCGGGCAAGCGTTGTGGGCGGCGTGCTGCTCTTGATGGGGCTGCTTGGCGCGCTGGCCTACCCTGGGTCCCGCTGGGCGTCCCCCTCCAGCGTCCCGGCAGGTGATGGTTCGCTGCCCCCTGTCGTCATGGCGGACGCGGGGGCCGTGGCGCGGCTGGCCGTGGCGCCACTGCCGTCCCTGCCCCGTGAGGACGGAGGTGCGCCACCTCTGCCGCCCGCTCGTTCACCCGCTGGGGTAGCGTTGCCGCCCCAAGCTCCCGTCCAGAAGGAAAGCCCCGCCGTGAAGCGTGCCCCCTCTGTTGCCAACTCGTCCGCTCCCCCAGCCAAGAAGGTTGTCTCCTCTCGTGCGCGCGGAGCGGAGTTCCTCGCGAAGTGCGCGGCCGCGAGCGCCGCCGTGGCGTTGCAGTTGGGGTGCCCTGGCAGCGTGCAGATGAGGCCCTCCTCGGGGGAGTGTCCCGCCGACGCGCAGCAGGCCATGCGGGCGCGCGGCTTGAGGACGATGGCCAGCGTCATGGTGGAAATCGACGTGAGCCGGAAGCCCGACGGCACCGGCCGGCGAACCTATGGCGATGGCCCCGTCCGCAGTCGCGTCACCGGGGCCACTCGGGGCATGCCCGAGGAGACGATGCTCTACGGACAGGTGTGGACGGGCGATGGGCGGTTCTTTGCGCGTTACACCCAGGCGGAGTACCCGGATGGGACCATCATCCCCGTGTGCTTTGTGATTGGCGCCGACGGGTCGGAGGAGGGCTATGAGGGGTCGAAGCCGGGAGCCGTCGTCTTCCAATTCATTCATCCCGCTTACATCGTCTATTCGCGCTGGCCCTGA
- a CDS encoding UDP-glucose dehydrogenase family protein yields the protein MRIAIIGTGYVGLVAGTCFADSGNDVTCVDIDERKIRMLQAGEVPIYEPGLEELIKKNVREKRLFFTRDLAEAVVNAQVVFIAVGTPEGESGDADLQYVLAAAEQIGKAMKQYTVVVDKSTVPVGTADKVREAIRGVTNVEFDVVSNPEFLKEGAALDDFLKPDRVVIGVDSERARKVMGDLYSPFVRTENPILFMDTRSAELTKYAANAMLATRISFMNDIAALCEKVGADVDFVRKGLGSDKRIGYPFLFPGVGYGGSCFPKDVKALVATAREYGLELDLLRAVERTNERQKKLLVNKAAKHYGSLEGRKFGVWGLAFKPKTDDMREAPSIEVIEGLIGKGAQVIAHDPVSPHTARRVFGERIRYASVPYEALEGVDGLFVVTEWNEFRHPDFERMKSLMKSPVVFDGRNVYDPTRMRELGFTYYGIGRR from the coding sequence ATGCGTATTGCCATCATCGGAACCGGCTACGTCGGCCTGGTCGCGGGCACCTGCTTCGCGGACTCGGGCAACGACGTGACGTGCGTGGACATTGACGAGCGGAAGATCCGCATGCTCCAGGCGGGCGAGGTGCCCATCTACGAGCCGGGCCTGGAGGAGCTCATCAAGAAGAACGTGCGCGAGAAGCGCCTGTTCTTCACCCGGGACCTGGCCGAGGCCGTCGTCAACGCGCAGGTCGTCTTCATCGCCGTGGGCACGCCGGAAGGTGAGAGCGGCGACGCGGACCTCCAGTACGTGCTGGCCGCCGCCGAGCAGATTGGCAAGGCGATGAAGCAGTACACGGTGGTGGTGGACAAGAGCACCGTGCCGGTGGGCACCGCGGACAAGGTGCGCGAGGCCATCCGCGGCGTGACGAACGTGGAGTTCGACGTCGTCTCCAACCCGGAGTTCCTCAAGGAAGGCGCCGCGCTGGACGACTTCCTCAAGCCCGACCGCGTCGTCATCGGCGTGGACTCCGAGCGCGCGCGCAAGGTGATGGGGGACCTGTACTCGCCCTTCGTGCGCACCGAGAACCCCATCCTCTTCATGGACACGCGTTCGGCGGAGCTGACGAAGTACGCGGCCAACGCGATGCTGGCCACGCGCATCTCCTTCATGAACGACATCGCCGCGCTCTGCGAGAAGGTGGGCGCGGACGTGGACTTCGTGCGCAAGGGCCTGGGCTCGGACAAGCGCATCGGCTACCCGTTCCTCTTCCCGGGCGTGGGCTACGGCGGCTCCTGCTTTCCCAAGGACGTGAAGGCGCTGGTGGCCACCGCGCGTGAGTACGGTCTGGAGCTGGACCTGCTGCGCGCCGTGGAGCGCACCAACGAGCGCCAGAAGAAGCTGCTGGTGAACAAGGCCGCGAAGCACTACGGCTCGCTGGAGGGCCGCAAGTTCGGCGTGTGGGGCCTGGCCTTCAAGCCGAAGACGGACGACATGCGCGAGGCGCCGTCCATCGAGGTCATCGAGGGACTCATCGGAAAGGGCGCCCAGGTGATTGCGCACGACCCGGTGTCCCCGCACACGGCCAGGCGCGTCTTCGGCGAGCGCATCCGCTACGCCTCCGTGCCCTACGAGGCGCTGGAGGGCGTGGATGGCCTCTTCGTGGTGACGGAGTGGAACGAGTTCCGCCACCCGGACTTCGAGCGCATGAAGTCGCTGATGAAGTCCCCCGTCGTGTTCGACGGCCGCAACGTGTACGACCCCACGCGCATGCGTGAGCTGGGCTTCACGTACTACGGCATCGGCCGGCGGTAG